The Streptomyces sp. Mut1 genome window below encodes:
- a CDS encoding anchored repeat-type ABC transporter permease subunit: MSGLGDFLAGPWEHLFMQRAFAVAVMCGIVSGVVGSHVVLRGMAFIGDAVSHSVFPGVAIAFVFQFNLVLGGAVAGLLTALAVAVFSQNRRLKEDSVIGVFFAAAFGLGIVILSTAPGYSGSLESFLFGQILGISDGDVRTVAVMGLVLLAVAGAVHKELVTVSLDRETARAAGLPVFALDIVLYALVTVTVVISLQAVGNILVLALLITPAACSRLLTDRIGVMMTLAPAIGAGSAVVGLYLSYAYNLAAGGLIVLVVTGVFVLCWLLAPRHGLLAAGRRRRDRGRTPVGSHP, encoded by the coding sequence ATGAGCGGGCTCGGAGACTTCCTGGCAGGTCCGTGGGAGCACCTGTTCATGCAGCGGGCGTTCGCGGTGGCGGTGATGTGCGGCATCGTCTCGGGTGTCGTCGGAAGCCATGTGGTCCTGCGGGGAATGGCCTTCATCGGGGATGCCGTGTCCCACTCGGTCTTTCCGGGTGTCGCGATCGCCTTCGTGTTCCAGTTCAACCTGGTTCTCGGTGGCGCGGTGGCCGGTCTCCTGACCGCGCTGGCGGTGGCGGTGTTCTCGCAGAACCGGAGGCTGAAGGAGGACTCGGTCATCGGGGTGTTCTTCGCCGCCGCCTTCGGCCTCGGCATTGTCATCCTCAGTACGGCACCCGGCTACAGCGGCTCACTCGAGTCGTTCCTGTTCGGCCAGATCCTGGGTATCAGCGACGGCGATGTGCGCACGGTCGCGGTGATGGGCCTGGTCCTGCTCGCGGTGGCGGGGGCGGTGCACAAGGAACTCGTGACGGTCAGTCTGGACCGCGAGACGGCCCGGGCTGCCGGGCTTCCGGTGTTCGCGCTCGACATCGTGCTGTATGCCCTGGTGACCGTCACGGTCGTCATCTCGCTCCAGGCGGTGGGCAACATCCTGGTCCTGGCCCTGCTGATCACGCCGGCGGCCTGCTCGCGCCTGCTGACCGACCGGATCGGCGTGATGATGACGCTTGCCCCCGCCATCGGCGCCGGGTCCGCGGTTGTCGGTCTGTATCTCTCCTACGCCTACAACCTGGCCGCCGGGGGACTGATCGTCCTTGTGGTGACCGGCGTCTTCGTTCTCTGCTGGCTCCTGGCGCCACGTCACGGACTCCTGGCCGCAGGGCGGCGGCGCCGCGACCGGGGGCGGACGCCTGTCGGCAGCCACCCTTGA
- a CDS encoding choice-of-anchor M domain-containing protein: protein MCAAVFIGAAGLIAGGSGDARAAGGAAVIEEGELDLVPRVVDGALKLEIDDRSGGAPTVRTPSQVVVHAGPATKETVVSPAYPILGELVDAYFLNGFLNSGRIYAPEPVWKGGESGGDSEVGLTGFEGPGRFALYAYTPEMDSDDEPAVPYLGSDADAPRSFTLSAGEGGMKPTWAFTEEGVYRLTFTVTAGELSATETLAVVVGDDVDPSGVTPGDGSEPTEPSATPPVSPPATTTPPAAHVIDNGHLDLAARPADDGLSFEIKEGSAQVHTWHEPDEVVLHVKPAARRKVVEGYEFVGDVGSSMWLLPMQQIDGLVWPGWSTEEFATSDVRGDVSFSLDSAEGPGSVAVFSTGATGSVTIGLDSRDGLPDVLAHSAHAHSHWNWAFTAEGVYRTTFTVSATLADGRTVRDTETLAWVVGNGTDPSAVVPGDGGEPTSSPTATPTPSVSEPTSVPSSTPPPPGASGSAGPEGGSATATSSSAVVTGPAAGSGAAGAFNDPKPAGGLASTGSSAAVIAGVALAATAVGGGVFAAARRRRAVG from the coding sequence GTGTGTGCCGCGGTATTCATCGGCGCGGCGGGGCTGATCGCCGGCGGCAGCGGGGACGCCCGCGCCGCCGGCGGTGCGGCCGTGATCGAAGAGGGCGAGCTGGACCTCGTCCCGCGCGTCGTCGACGGTGCGCTGAAGCTGGAGATCGACGACCGCAGCGGCGGCGCGCCCACGGTGCGCACACCCTCGCAGGTCGTCGTGCACGCGGGACCGGCGACGAAGGAGACCGTGGTCAGTCCCGCATACCCGATCCTCGGCGAACTGGTCGACGCGTACTTCCTGAACGGCTTCCTCAACTCGGGGCGGATCTACGCCCCGGAGCCGGTGTGGAAGGGCGGCGAATCGGGTGGGGACAGCGAGGTGGGTCTCACGGGATTCGAAGGGCCGGGGCGTTTCGCTCTCTACGCGTACACGCCCGAAATGGACTCCGACGACGAGCCGGCCGTTCCGTACCTGGGCAGTGACGCCGACGCGCCCCGGTCCTTCACCCTGTCGGCGGGCGAGGGAGGGATGAAACCCACCTGGGCGTTCACGGAGGAAGGGGTGTACCGCCTGACCTTCACCGTGACCGCGGGAGAACTGTCGGCCACGGAGACACTGGCGGTGGTGGTCGGCGACGACGTCGACCCTTCCGGGGTGACGCCCGGGGACGGAAGCGAACCCACCGAACCGTCGGCGACTCCTCCGGTGAGCCCTCCGGCCACGACCACACCGCCGGCTGCGCACGTGATCGACAACGGGCATCTCGACCTGGCGGCTCGCCCCGCCGATGACGGGCTCTCGTTCGAGATCAAGGAGGGCAGCGCCCAGGTCCACACGTGGCACGAGCCCGACGAGGTGGTCCTGCATGTGAAGCCGGCGGCCAGACGCAAGGTCGTGGAGGGGTACGAGTTCGTCGGCGATGTGGGCTCCTCCATGTGGCTGCTGCCCATGCAGCAGATCGACGGGCTGGTGTGGCCGGGGTGGAGCACGGAGGAGTTCGCCACCTCGGATGTGAGGGGTGACGTCTCCTTCAGCCTGGATTCCGCCGAGGGCCCCGGCTCGGTCGCGGTGTTCTCGACCGGTGCGACGGGTTCGGTGACCATCGGTCTCGACAGCCGCGACGGGCTGCCGGACGTCCTGGCCCACTCGGCGCACGCCCATAGCCACTGGAACTGGGCGTTCACGGCCGAGGGCGTGTACCGCACGACCTTCACGGTGAGCGCCACGCTCGCGGACGGCCGTACGGTGCGTGACACCGAAACCCTGGCCTGGGTCGTGGGCAACGGGACCGACCCCTCGGCAGTGGTCCCGGGCGACGGCGGGGAGCCGACCTCGTCCCCCACGGCGACGCCGACCCCGTCGGTGTCGGAGCCGACTTCGGTGCCGTCGTCCACGCCGCCCCCACCCGGGGCGTCGGGCTCCGCCGGTCCGGAGGGCGGGTCTGCGACGGCGACGTCCTCCTCGGCCGTGGTCACCGGGCCGGCTGCCGGGAGCGGCGCGGCGGGTGCCTTCAATGACCCGAAGCCCGCGGGCGGCCTCGCGTCGACGGGATCCTCCGCCGCCGTGATCGCGGGCGTCGCCCTGGCGGCAACGGCCGTCGGAGGAGGGGTGTTCGCCGCCGCCCGCCGCCGTCGCGCGGTCGGCTGA
- a CDS encoding anchored repeat-type ABC transporter ATP-binding subunit, protein MTDHRTPVGGAPALEVRAISVRLGERLALDSVDLTVRTGELVGLIGPNGAGKTTLLRAALGLLAPHSGTVHVGGEAVGGSRGTIGYVPQRHEFAWDFPLSVEKAVLTGRTHRIGWLRRAGAADREAVEEALERVAMLDLGQRPIGELSGGQRQRVLVARALALRPTLMLLDEPFTGLDVPTQELLTDLFRQLRQEEKALLMTTHDLPAAAGMATRLCLLNRTVIADGPPDELRDPAVWLRAFGVTKSDQLLTSLGVSR, encoded by the coding sequence ATGACTGACCACCGCACGCCCGTCGGCGGGGCACCCGCGCTCGAAGTGCGGGCGATCTCCGTGCGGCTCGGGGAGCGGCTCGCCCTCGACAGCGTGGATCTGACCGTGCGAACCGGTGAACTCGTCGGTCTGATCGGCCCGAACGGCGCGGGAAAGACGACCCTGCTCCGCGCGGCACTCGGACTGCTCGCCCCGCACTCCGGCACCGTGCACGTCGGCGGCGAGGCCGTCGGCGGGAGCCGGGGGACCATCGGTTACGTCCCTCAACGCCATGAGTTCGCCTGGGACTTCCCCCTGTCCGTCGAGAAGGCCGTGCTGACCGGTCGTACCCACCGCATCGGCTGGCTCAGGCGCGCGGGGGCGGCCGACCGGGAGGCTGTGGAGGAAGCCCTCGAACGCGTCGCCATGCTCGATCTGGGACAGCGCCCCATCGGCGAACTGTCGGGGGGCCAGCGGCAGCGCGTGCTGGTGGCTCGGGCACTCGCTCTGCGCCCCACCCTGATGCTGCTGGACGAGCCGTTCACCGGGCTCGACGTGCCCACCCAGGAACTTCTGACGGACCTGTTCAGGCAGCTGCGCCAGGAGGAGAAGGCGTTGCTCATGACAACTCATGACCTTCCCGCGGCCGCCGGTATGGCGACGCGGCTGTGTCTGCTCAACAGGACCGTGATCGCCGACGGGCCACCCGACGAGCTGCGCGACCCTGCTGTCTGGCTGCGGGCCTTCGGCGTCACGAAGTCCGATCAGCTTCTGACCTCCCTGGGGGTGTCGCGATGA
- a CDS encoding choice-of-anchor M domain-containing protein, translated as MRIPVRTMTVAGSVAAALAVTALVATPATAATTLGVGHVDVLDAEWDGSGLHLHVHDEENDTEYEPADVVLSVPAAAKVANPGYGFLGSGSEVWLLPEDQAVANARGVLFAGFSTEALTTGVFAGDSVSYRLVGATRDGASTEDFSVYAGSGTRWYDSNTATTSYKSKAFPVGAHNHANWAFEEAGTYKLTFSVSGTVAGVTETATETYTVVVSS; from the coding sequence ATGCGTATTCCCGTCCGCACGATGACCGTGGCCGGTTCGGTGGCAGCGGCGCTGGCCGTGACGGCCCTGGTGGCCACTCCGGCGACCGCGGCGACCACTCTGGGCGTCGGCCACGTCGACGTGCTCGACGCCGAGTGGGACGGCTCCGGCCTCCACCTCCACGTCCACGACGAGGAGAACGACACGGAGTACGAGCCGGCCGACGTCGTGCTGTCCGTCCCGGCCGCGGCGAAGGTCGCCAACCCCGGCTACGGTTTCCTGGGTTCCGGCAGCGAGGTCTGGCTGCTGCCGGAGGATCAGGCGGTGGCCAACGCGCGTGGGGTGCTCTTCGCGGGATTCTCCACGGAAGCCCTGACGACCGGTGTGTTCGCCGGTGACTCGGTCTCGTACCGTCTCGTCGGTGCCACCCGCGACGGAGCCTCGACCGAGGACTTCAGCGTCTACGCCGGCAGCGGCACCCGCTGGTACGACAGCAACACCGCGACCACGTCCTACAAGTCGAAGGCGTTCCCCGTGGGCGCCCACAACCACGCCAACTGGGCCTTCGAGGAGGCGGGCACGTACAAGCTGACCTTCAGCGTCTCCGGAACGGTGGCAGGGGTCACCGAGACCGCCACTGAGACGTACACCGTGGTCGTCAGTTCGTGA